One region of Flavobacterium pisciphilum genomic DNA includes:
- a CDS encoding HU family DNA-binding protein encodes MTKADIVAKISEKLGLEKGDVQATVETFMNEVKTSLETGDNVYLRGFGSFIVKTRAEKTGRNISKNTTIKIPAHNIPAFKPAKVFVEGVKTNNEAK; translated from the coding sequence ATGACGAAAGCAGATATCGTAGCGAAAATTTCAGAAAAATTAGGTCTTGAAAAAGGTGATGTTCAAGCAACTGTAGAGACTTTTATGAATGAAGTAAAAACTTCATTAGAAACTGGAGACAATGTTTATTTAAGAGGTTTTGGTAGTTTTATTGTAAAAACCAGAGCTGAAAAGACTGGAAGAAACATTTCTAAAAATACCACTATTAAAATTCCGGCACATAACATTCCTGCGTTTAAACCTGCAAAAGTTTTTGTAGAAGGAGTAAAAACAAATAACGAAGCAAAATAA
- the mutY gene encoding A/G-specific adenine glycosylase — protein MSFSKQLIKWYLQNKRDLPWRNTVDSYPIWLSEIMLQQTRVAQGMPYFLSFTKEFPTVFDLANADEEQVLKLWQGLGYYSRARNLHQTAKFVANELNGVFPGTYVDLLKLKGVGEYTAAAIASFSYNEAVPVVDGNVFRVLSRYFDVETDIALASTKKEFAALAYELMPKDNPAIFNQAIMEFGALQCVPKSPNCLICVFNESCAALQKKKVELLPVKSKKLKVTTRYFNYLVVEDEIGNTVLQKRTAKGIWYNLYEFPLLETDAEKDFDFVSTYIKEDFFAAYSIIGVEECNPKSIIHKLSHQHLYIKFWKIKIKETVLNGINQQDVKTYPFPIVIHNFIEKM, from the coding sequence ATGAGTTTTTCTAAACAATTGATAAAATGGTATTTACAAAATAAACGCGATTTGCCATGGCGAAATACTGTCGATTCTTACCCTATTTGGCTATCAGAAATAATGCTACAACAGACAAGAGTAGCGCAAGGAATGCCTTATTTTTTATCTTTTACGAAAGAATTTCCTACAGTTTTTGATTTGGCTAACGCTGATGAAGAGCAAGTTTTGAAACTTTGGCAAGGATTAGGGTATTATTCGCGAGCTAGAAACTTGCATCAAACCGCAAAATTCGTCGCCAATGAATTAAATGGGGTTTTTCCTGGAACTTATGTTGATCTATTAAAACTAAAAGGAGTAGGGGAATATACAGCAGCAGCGATTGCATCATTTTCTTATAACGAAGCTGTTCCAGTTGTTGATGGAAATGTATTTCGTGTTTTATCACGTTACTTTGATGTTGAAACAGATATTGCTTTGGCTTCGACAAAAAAAGAATTTGCTGCTTTGGCCTATGAATTAATGCCTAAAGATAATCCTGCGATTTTTAATCAGGCAATAATGGAGTTTGGAGCGCTGCAATGTGTGCCTAAAAGTCCGAATTGTTTGATTTGTGTATTTAATGAGAGTTGTGCAGCATTACAGAAGAAGAAAGTTGAATTGTTACCAGTAAAATCAAAAAAGCTAAAAGTGACTACTCGGTATTTTAATTATCTAGTAGTAGAAGACGAAATAGGGAATACAGTTTTACAAAAACGAACCGCCAAAGGAATCTGGTATAACTTATATGAGTTTCCATTATTAGAAACGGATGCCGAAAAAGACTTTGATTTTGTTTCGACATATATTAAGGAAGACTTTTTTGCAGCGTATTCTATTATAGGAGTAGAAGAATGTAATCCAAAAAGTATCATTCATAAATTGTCACATCAGCATTTGTATATTAAATTCTGGAAAATAAAAATAAAAGAGACAGTTTTAAATGGGATTAATCAACAGGATGTAAAGACCTATCCGTTTCCGATTGTGATTCATAATTTTATCGAAAAGATGTAA